The region ATGGTGATGAGAGGGTTGTTGTAACCCAGATGCATCGTTCTCCAGGGGTTAGCTTCGAAAAGAGTTCGCAGCTTTATGGTAAGGTCTCTTATCGTGCCAGAATAGTTCCCTATTACGGTAGCTGGTTGGAGTTTGAATTTGATCAATCTAAGGTTTTAAATGTTTATATAGATAGAAGAAGAAAGTTTCCTGTCTCGGTCTTATTGAGAGCTTTTGGTTGTTCAAGTGACGAGGATATCTTGAAGACATTTGGCGGAACAGAGAGCTTAAAGATTAATAAGCGTTCTGATTTTAAAAATGTTGAAGATAGAATTCTCGCAGAGGATATTTTTGACCCCGAGAGTAAGCAGGTATTATTTGAGAAGTACCAGCTTATAACCAAAGTCAACGTTACGAAGTTGGAGAAATTAGGCCTTAAGCAGGTTAAGCTGGTCAAAGAAGAAGTTGCTGAAATAGTAAGCACGCTTAAAAAAGATACTACTACTTCTAAAGAGGAAGCATTAACAGAGATCTTTCGTAAGATGCAGCCGGGTAACCCTGCGACTATCGAGAATGCTGAAGGTTATTTTCAAAGACTCTTTTTAAATCCCAAGCGATATGATTTACAGCGTGTAGGAAGATTTATAATAAACAGAAAACTTGGAATGAAGACATCTCTTGATAAGCGTACCTTAGATAAAGAGACTGTTGTTCAGGTTATTGATTATATGCTGAAGCTGCGTAAAGGAGAGGGTGAACCCGATGACATAGATCACCTAGGTAGTCGAAGGATAAGAACAGTCGGCGAGCTCTTGCAGGAGCAGTTTAGAATAGGACTTTTAAGAATAGAGCGGGTATCACGCGAGAGAATGGCGGTTTATGATATAGAGTCTTTAATGCCTCACCATCTTGTAAACTCTAAATTAATATCTGCATTGATCAGAGATTTTTTTGGTCGAGGCAGCCTATCTCAATTTATGGATCAGACTAACCCTCAGGCTGAATTGACCCACAGAAGACGTTTGAGTGCTTTGGGCCCCGGAGGCTTAGATAGGGAGCGTGCTGGTTTTGAGGTTCGTGACGTCCATTATTCTCATTATGGCAGAGTATGCCCCATAGAGACACCCGAAGGTCCTAATATCGGACTCATTACTTCACTTGCATTATATGCTCGAATTAATGAATTTGGTTTTATAGAGACTCCTTATAGAAAGGTAAAGAATAAGAAGGTTTCAAATGAGACCAAGTATCTTACCGCTGATGAGGAGGATAGGTATGTCATTGCTCAGGCTAATGCGAAACTGGATAAAAACAGCTGTTTTATAGATAAAGAGATCTTCTCTCGCTATAAGGATGGATTTATTAAGGCAGACCCGTCTGATGTTGAGTATATGGATGTTTCTCCTCAGCAGATCGTGGGTTCTTCGACCGGATTAATACCGTTCTTAGAGCATGACGATGCTAACCGTGCTCTTATGGGTGCCAACATGATGAGGCAGGCTGTTCCGCTTATGACTACGGAGTCGCCGCTTGTTGGTACAGGGTTTGAAAAGAAAGCTGTCGAAGATTCAGGCACCCTTGTTCTGGCTGAAAAAGATGGTACTGTTCGTTATGTTGATTCTGAACACATATCAGTAGGAGCCAATGAATATAGTTTGACTAAGTTTGGACGTACCAATGCCGATACTTGCATAAACCAGAGACCCTTGGTTAAGATTGGGGATAAAGTTAAAGCTGGTGATGTCTTGGCTGATGGTGCTGCAACTGATGATGGAGAGCTTTCCTTAGGCAGAAATATACTTGTTGCTTTCATGCCTTGGCGTGGATACAACTTTGAAGATGCTATTATCTTAAGCGAGAGACTTGTTAAAGACGATGTCTTCTCCTCTATCCATATCGAAGAATTTGAAGTTGAGGCTAGAGAGACAAAGCTAGGGCCTGAAGAGATTACCCGAGATATCCCTAATGTCAGTGAAGAGATATTAAGGAATCTTGATGATAATGGTATTGTGAGGATCGGGGCCGAGGTAAAACCATCGGATATACTTATTGGCAAAGTATCTCCTAAGACTGAATCAGAGCTTACGCCTGAGGAGAAACTGTTACGCGCTATATTTGGAGAGAAAGCCGGGGATGTCAGGGATACATCTTTAAAAGTTCCGCCAGGTGTATTTGGCTTTGTTATAAATGTCGAGGTCTTTACTCGTAAAGAGGGAGCTACTTTAAGTAAGGAAGAAAAAAGCAGAGAACTTAAAGAGGTAAAGGTTATAAGGAAAGAGTATGAGGCCAAAGTAAATCAACTTAAAAAAGATAAGCTTAGCAGATTGTCAAAACTGCTTTTAGGTGAAAAACTTAGCGCGCCTCTGTGCAGCATGGAGACGGATAAGGCTTTAATAAGCGATGGTGTTTTGATAAATGATAAGCATATAAAACAGCTTAGTCATTGCGATCTTGAAATTATTAAGCTAATAGAAAATGACTCTAAGGAAGAGGAGATTTTCAGAGTCCTTAAACTCTATGACGACCAGATTGAGGAAGTACTATATGAGATGGATGCAAGGATACATAGAGTTAAAAAGGGCGATGAACTTCCGCCTGGAGTTTTAAAGAAGATTGTAATTCATGTGGCGAGTAAGAGAAAGATTGTAGCAGGAGATAAGATGGCTGGAAGGCATGGTAACAAAGGTGTTATTTCTAAGATAGTACATGAAGAGGATATGCCTTATCTGCCAGACGGTACACCTGTAGACATAGTACTAAATCCTTTAGGAGTGCCATCTCGTATGAATATAGGACAGCTCTTAGAGACCCATCTCGGCTGGGCTGCAAAGAAGCTGGGTTTTAAAATTGCTACGCCTGTATTTGCTGGCATAACTGAAGATGAGATTAAAGGTTTTCTAAAAGAAGCTGACCTGCCTGAGGATGGGAAGATCACTCTCTATGATGGAATGAGCGGTGAACCTTTTGACCAAAAGGTCACAGCGGGCTATATCTATATGATGAAGTTATCTCATATGGTGGACGATAAGATTCATGCCAGGTCTATAGGCCCTTACTCTCTTGTTACTCAGCAGCCTTTGGGCGGAAAAGCCCAATTTGGAGGCCAGAGATTTGGAGAGATGGAAGTTTGGGCCTTAGAAGCATATGGTGCTGCCTATACTCTTCAGGAGATGCTTACTGTTAAGAGTGATGATGTTCAGGGCAGAACTAAGATATATGAGTCTATAGTTAAAGGTGAGAGTGCTTTTCAGCATGGGACTCCGGAGTCACTGAATGTTCTCTTGCGGGAACTTCAAGGTTTGGCGCTGGATGTAATAATAGCTAAGGATAAAGACGCAGGAGAGGCTAAAACAATGAAAGCAAAGAAGAAGGGGAGGGCAAAAAATGCATAAACAGCCTGACCAGTTTGATCATATAAGCATAAAGATGGCTTCGCCTGAAGTCATAAAGAGCTGGTCTCATGGAGAGGTAAAGAAACCTGAGACCATAAACTATAGAACTTTTAAGCCTGAGAAGAGTGGGCTGTTCTGCGAGAGAATATTCGGTCCTAGCCGTGATTTTGAATGCTATTGCGGTAAATATAAAAGAGTTAAGTATAAGGGCGTTATCTGTGATAGATGCGGCGTTGAGGTTACTCATTCCAGGGTAAGACGTGAGAGATTAGGCCATATTGATCTTGCAACCCCTGTTGTTCATGTCTGGTTTTGGAAAGTTTTACCTTCTCGGATAGGTACGCTGTTGGATATGACGATAAGAGAGCTTGAAAGAATTATCTATTATGAAGAATATGTTGTCATCGATCCTGGGGAGACTCCTCTTAAGAAGAAAGAGCTTTTAGCTGAAGCAAAGCTTCAAGAGCTGCGCGCTAAGTACGGCAATAAGTTTAAAGCTGGTATGGGAGCTGAGGCTATAAAAGAATTAATTCAAGAACTGGATTTGGCGAAGATCTCTAAAGAGGTAAAGAAGAAGTTAGCCGGGATACCAGTTGAAAAAATACCAAAAAAACATATTAAAAGATTAAAGGTCGCAGAAGACCTTATGCGTTCTGATAATGATCCGGAATGGATGATATTAGATGCGCTTCCTGTTATCCCTCCTGACTTAAGGCCTCTTGTTCCTCTTGAGGGTGGAAGGTTTGCTACCAGTGATTTGAACGACTTGTATCGCCGTGTAATAAATAGAAATAATAGATTAAAAAAATTGATAGAGTTAAAAGCTCCTGAAATTATAGTAAGGAACGAAAAGAGAATGCTGCAGGAGTCGGTAGATGCTCTTTTTGAAAACGGTAGACATGGTAGGGCTGTTATGGGACATGGCAACAGACCCTTGAAGTCTCTCTCTGATATGTTAAAAGGTAAACAGGGGCGGTTTCGTCAAAACCTTTTGGGTAAGAGAGTCGATTATTCAGGAAGAAGTGTTATTGTCGTCGGTCCTGAGCTTAAGATATATGAGTGCGGGCTTCCAAAGATTATGGCATTGGAACTCTTCGAGCCTTTTATCTTAAGAAAGTTGAGAGAGAGAGGGTATGTCCACACTATTAAGAGCGCTAGAAAGCTTATTGAAAAGGCCACCGAAGAAGTGTGGGAGATTTTAGAGGATGTTATAAGAGACCATCCTGTTTTATTGAATAGAGCTCCTACTTTGCATCGTCTCGGTATTCAGGCATTTCAGCCTAAGCTTATAGAAGGTAAGGCTATCCAGATCAATCCTTTAGTTTGCACACCCTTTAACGCGGACTTTGATGGAGACCAGATGGCTGTTCACGTACCGCTTTCAATAGAGGCTCAGATGGAAGCACGCCTTCTTATGCTTGCATCGAATAATCTCTTTGCGCCTTCACATGGTGGTCCATTAATATCTCCGACGCAAGATATTGTTTTGGGTTTATATTATATGACCAAATCTAAAGATGGAGAGCTGGGTGAAGGAAAAGTGTTTGCTAACATGGCTGAGGTTATATACGCTTATAATGATCACGAGGTCTCTCTGCATGCCAAAATAAAAGTAAGGCTAGATGGTGGTAATCTAATAAATACAACAGTTGGAAGAGTTATCTTTAACGATATTTTACCTCAAGAGATGTCCTACTTTAATACTCTTTTAAATAAAGGCAAGATATCTGAGGTAGTCAAAGATGTTTATAAGGTTTGCGGGCACCATGAGACAGTGAAGCTCTTAGACCGCATGAAGAGAATGGGCTTTGAGTATGCTACGACTGCAGGTATGTCTATGTCTGTATCTGATTTGAAGATACCCGATTTAAAAGAGGATATTATTAAAAAAGCAAGAACTCAAGTTGCCGTAGTTGAAGTTGAGTATAAGAAAGGTTTTATAACAGACGGTGAGCGTAATAATAAAGTGATAGATATCTGGACCCACGCAACAGATAACATTGAAGATGAGACATTTAAAGAGATGACAGAATTTAATCCGCCGTTTATGATGGCTGACTCTGGAGCAAGAGGTTCGCGGCAGCAAATAAGGCAGCTTTGCGGTATGAGAGGTTTGATGGCTAAGCCATCAGGTGAAATTATAGAACACCCTATCGTAGCTAATTTTAGAGAGGGTCTTTCGGTTCTAGAATACTTTATATCTACTCATGGTGCTAGAAAAGGTCTGGCTGATACGGCTCTTAAGACAGCCGATGCCGGATATTTAACCAGAAGACTTGTAGATGTTGCTCAAGATGTTCTGGTATCAGAAGAAGATTGCGGTACCGTTAATGGTATATTTGTCTCTGCTATAATCGAAGGCGACGAAGTCATTGTAACTTTGGGAGAGAGAATAATTGGTAGAATTGCTTGTGACAGCATAGTTGATATCGTTACCGATAACATAGTTGTTAAAGCTGGAGAGATTATCGATGTAGCCAGGGCTTCAAAAATAGAAGAGCTGGGTATTGAAAAGATAAAGATAAGAAGTGTTCTGACTTGCGAGACTAAGAACGGAATTTGCAGGTTATGTTATGGTTTGAATCTTTCAACAGGCAAGCTAGCTGAACTAGGTGAAGCCGTTGGTGTTGTTGCAGCGCAGTCAATTGGTGAGCCTGGTACGCAGCTTACCATGAGAACTTTCCATATTGGAGGTACAGCTACAAGGATAATCGAACAGTCTCAAGTTCAGTCTCGTTATTCTGGTTTTGTTAAGTATCATAGTTTAAAATTTGCAGAGAAAGAGGATTATTGTATTGTTTTGACTAGAAACAGTCAGATAAGTATTAACGATGAGACTGGAAGAGAGTTGGAACGCTTTGCTATTCCTCAGGGTTCTCTGCTTAAGTTTAAAAATGAAGCAGCAATTAAAAAAGGAGAAGTTTTTGCAGAGTGGGATCCTTATACTACTCCCATCTTAACTGAGATCTCTGGTGTTGTTAAATACGAAGACGTAGAGTTAGAGCATACAGTAAAAGAAGAATATGATGAGGTCAGCGGTCATACAAGGCTTGTTGTTGTTGAGTATAAAGGAGATTACCATCCTCAGGTACTTGTTCTCAATGAAGATGAGACTGAAGTGCTTGGTTTTTATCCTCTGCCTCCGGGAGCGATTATTCTTGTTAAAGATGGAGCTAAGATTTCTTCTGGTGATGCCCTGGCTAAGACTGCAAGAAAGATGGTTAAGACCCGTGATATCACAGGCGGTTTGCCTAGAGTTGCTGAGCTTTTTGAAGCTAGGAAGCCTAAGAACCCTGCTATTATTTCTGAGATAGATGGAATCGTTGAGTTCGGTGCTTTTAAAAAAGGGCAAAGACAGATTGTGGTTAAGTCTGAGACCGGGATGGTAAAAGAGTATAATATTCCGCATGGAAAACATTTAAATGTGTATAGAGGCGACCATGTAGAAGCTGGAACTGCTTTGACTGACGGGCCGTTGGTTTTGCAGGATATTCTCAATGTCTGCGGAGAGAAGACATTACAAGAGTATCTAGTAAACGAGATTCAAGAGGTTTACCGTCTTCAGGGCGTTAAGATAAACGATAAACATATTGAGGCGATAATAAAACAGATGATAAGGAAGGTAAAGATAGAAGAGCCTGGGGATACAAGTTTCCTTTATGGCCAGGAAGTCGATAAGTTTATATTCCGGGAAGAGAACGAGAGAGTGATTGGTAAAAAAGGTAAGCCTGCTAAGGGTAAGCTTATCTTACAAGGTATAACCAAAGCATCATTGACTACCGAGAGCTGGATATCATCTGCAAGTTTCCAGGAGACTACACGGGTACTGACTGATGCAGCTTTTGCAGGTAGGGTGGATAATTTAAAAGGATTAAAAGAGAACGTTATAGTGGGTCATTTAATACCCGCTGGCACAGGTTATAAAAACCATAGAGAAGTAGAACTAGTTAAGAATAAGGAGTCATAAGAATGCCTACAGTCCAGCAGTTAATAAGATTAGGCAGGAAGAAAAAACGTAAAAAGACTAAGTCTCCAGCATTGAAGAATTGTCCGCAGAGGCGCGGTGTCTGTGTTCAGGTTAGAACCATGACGCCTAAAAAGCCTAACTCAGCTTTAAGGAAGGTTGCCAGGGTACGCCTTACCACAGGAATAGAGGTGACTTCTTATATTCCTGGAGAAGGGCACAATCTTCAGGAGCACTCCATAGTCTTGGTAAGAGGCGGAAGAGTGAAGGATTTACCCGGTGTCAGATATCATATAGTAAGAGGTACTCTTGATACTGGAGGCGTTGCGAGTAGAATGAAATCTAGGTCTAAGTATGGCACTAAGAGGCCTAAGAAATAAGCATACTATCGGGAGGTAAATAGAAGAGATGAGAAGAAGAAGAGCTGAGAAAAGAAAAGTTACTCATGATCCCGTATATAACAGCATCTTGGTTCAAAAGATGATTAATCTAATGACCTTGGATGGCAAGAAAGTTGTTTCTGAGAATATAGTATATGGGGCTTTTGATGTTATAAAAAAGAAGCTTAATAAAAGTACAGACGCAGAGGTTCTTGAAGTTATTCAGAAGTCTATCGATAACGTTAGACCAAGGGTTGAAGTTAGAGCTAAGCGTGTTGGCGGTTCTACTTTTCAGATCCCTATTGAGGTTCCTGAAAGAAGAGCGCTCTCTCTTGCGCTGCGTTGGATAAGAGAGTCTACAAGATCAAAGAAAGGCAGGTCTATGAGAGAGAAGCTTGCTCAAGAGCTTATGGATGCTTATCGTGGTGAAGGTACAGCCGCTAAGAAGAGAGAGGATACTCATAGGATGGCGGAGGCAAATAGAGCTTTTGCACATTATAGGTGGTAAGAAAAAATAGTTGCAAGTTGAGACAATAAAAAAGGGTATAGATATAAATAAAATGAGTGCTGATATAAAAAAAATTAGAAACATAGGTGTTATTGCGCATATTGATGCTGGTAAGACTACAACGACAGAGAGGATGCTTTATTATTCCGGTAAGTCTTACAAGATAGGAGAGGTTCATGAAGGTACTGCTGTTATGGACTGGATGAAGCAGGAGAGAGAAAGAGGTATTACTATTACTGCAGCCTGTACGACTATTCCCTGGCATAACAAGAGGATTAATATAATAGATACTCCAGGACATGTTGACTTCACTGCTGAAGTCGAGAGGTCTTTAAAAATTTTAGACTCAGCTGTCATTATATTCTGTGCCGTAGATGGAGTAGAGGCTCAGTCAGAGGCTGTCTGGAGGCAAGCCGAGAGGTATAAGGTACCTAGGATTGCCTATATTAATAAGATGGATAGAGTCGGGGCTAATTTCTATAACTGTGTAGCCGACATGAAGAAAAAGCTTGGTACCAACCCTTTGCTCCTGCAGATCCCCATTGGCAGCGAAGCTGATTATAAAGGTATGGTAGATTTGATAGAGATGAAGGCGATAGTATATAGTGATGATACGGGGCAGAAATATGAGTATGAGCAGATTCCTCTAGATCTTATGCCTAAGGTAAACAAGTATAGAGAGAAGATGTTAGAGAAGCTTGCAGAGTTTGATGATGAACTATTTGAGAAATATGTTCATGGCGAAGACGTTGACACAAAGAAGATAAAAAAGGTTATTAGGAGAGCAACTATTTTAAATAAGGTTGTACCTGTTCTCTGCGGTTCATCTTTTAAGAATAAAGGTGTACAACTTCTACTGGAAGCTATCTGTGATTATATGCCGTCACCTTTGGATGTGCCTCCCATTTGCGGCCTTAATCCAAACACTGAAGAAGAAGAGAAAAGAGAGGTTAAAGATGGAGCTCCTTTTGCTGGATTATGCTTTAAAATAATAACCGATCCATTTGTTGGAAAGCTTAACTATGTACGTGTTTATTCAGGAAGTATTAAGAGCGGTTCATATATATATAATGTAAATAAAGAAAAAAAAGAGAGAGTCACAAAACTGCTGCGGATGCATGCAGATAAAAAAGAGCCTTTAGATTTTGTTGAGGCAGGAGATATAATTGCAATTGTGGGCTTAAAAAATACTTCAACAGGTGATACTTTAGCCGACGAAAACCATCCTATAGTATTAGAGAGTATGCAGTTTCCTGACCCGGTTATATCTTTGGCTGTTGAGCCCAAGACAAAAGTTGACCAGGACAAACTCTCTAACGGGTTATTTAAATTATCCGAGGAAGACCCGACGTTTAAGATTCATTATGATGAAGAGACAGGGCAGACTATTATATCCGGTATGGGAGAGTTGCATCTTGAGATAATACTGGATAGATTGGTAAGAGAGTTTAATGTTGGTACCCATGTAGGAAAACCCCAGGTTGCTTATAAAGAGACAATAACTGGAGAGGCTACCGTTGAAGGGAAGTTTGTGCAGCAGACAGGCGGCCGTGGTCAGTACGGTCATGTCAAGTTATTCGTAAGGT is a window of Candidatus Kaelpia aquatica DNA encoding:
- the rpsG gene encoding 30S ribosomal protein S7 — translated: MRRRRAEKRKVTHDPVYNSILVQKMINLMTLDGKKVVSENIVYGAFDVIKKKLNKSTDAEVLEVIQKSIDNVRPRVEVRAKRVGGSTFQIPIEVPERRALSLALRWIRESTRSKKGRSMREKLAQELMDAYRGEGTAAKKREDTHRMAEANRAFAHYRW
- the rpoB gene encoding DNA-directed RNA polymerase subunit beta — translated: MSKRRSIVKIKSPIEAPNLLDLQLKPFYDFLQENVAKTKRKHWGLEAVLKETFPIESVDGVTTLEYVYYTIGKSKYSLDECKRKDFTYSVPLRVKLRLRTPDEVREQEVFLCDLPYMTPQGTFVMNGDERVVVTQMHRSPGVSFEKSSQLYGKVSYRARIVPYYGSWLEFEFDQSKVLNVYIDRRRKFPVSVLLRAFGCSSDEDILKTFGGTESLKINKRSDFKNVEDRILAEDIFDPESKQVLFEKYQLITKVNVTKLEKLGLKQVKLVKEEVAEIVSTLKKDTTTSKEEALTEIFRKMQPGNPATIENAEGYFQRLFLNPKRYDLQRVGRFIINRKLGMKTSLDKRTLDKETVVQVIDYMLKLRKGEGEPDDIDHLGSRRIRTVGELLQEQFRIGLLRIERVSRERMAVYDIESLMPHHLVNSKLISALIRDFFGRGSLSQFMDQTNPQAELTHRRRLSALGPGGLDRERAGFEVRDVHYSHYGRVCPIETPEGPNIGLITSLALYARINEFGFIETPYRKVKNKKVSNETKYLTADEEDRYVIAQANAKLDKNSCFIDKEIFSRYKDGFIKADPSDVEYMDVSPQQIVGSSTGLIPFLEHDDANRALMGANMMRQAVPLMTTESPLVGTGFEKKAVEDSGTLVLAEKDGTVRYVDSEHISVGANEYSLTKFGRTNADTCINQRPLVKIGDKVKAGDVLADGAATDDGELSLGRNILVAFMPWRGYNFEDAIILSERLVKDDVFSSIHIEEFEVEARETKLGPEEITRDIPNVSEEILRNLDDNGIVRIGAEVKPSDILIGKVSPKTESELTPEEKLLRAIFGEKAGDVRDTSLKVPPGVFGFVINVEVFTRKEGATLSKEEKSRELKEVKVIRKEYEAKVNQLKKDKLSRLSKLLLGEKLSAPLCSMETDKALISDGVLINDKHIKQLSHCDLEIIKLIENDSKEEEIFRVLKLYDDQIEEVLYEMDARIHRVKKGDELPPGVLKKIVIHVASKRKIVAGDKMAGRHGNKGVISKIVHEEDMPYLPDGTPVDIVLNPLGVPSRMNIGQLLETHLGWAAKKLGFKIATPVFAGITEDEIKGFLKEADLPEDGKITLYDGMSGEPFDQKVTAGYIYMMKLSHMVDDKIHARSIGPYSLVTQQPLGGKAQFGGQRFGEMEVWALEAYGAAYTLQEMLTVKSDDVQGRTKIYESIVKGESAFQHGTPESLNVLLRELQGLALDVIIAKDKDAGEAKTMKAKKKGRAKNA
- the rpsL gene encoding 30S ribosomal protein S12; the encoded protein is MPTVQQLIRLGRKKKRKKTKSPALKNCPQRRGVCVQVRTMTPKKPNSALRKVARVRLTTGIEVTSYIPGEGHNLQEHSIVLVRGGRVKDLPGVRYHIVRGTLDTGGVASRMKSRSKYGTKRPKK
- the fusA gene encoding elongation factor G, which produces MSADIKKIRNIGVIAHIDAGKTTTTERMLYYSGKSYKIGEVHEGTAVMDWMKQERERGITITAACTTIPWHNKRINIIDTPGHVDFTAEVERSLKILDSAVIIFCAVDGVEAQSEAVWRQAERYKVPRIAYINKMDRVGANFYNCVADMKKKLGTNPLLLQIPIGSEADYKGMVDLIEMKAIVYSDDTGQKYEYEQIPLDLMPKVNKYREKMLEKLAEFDDELFEKYVHGEDVDTKKIKKVIRRATILNKVVPVLCGSSFKNKGVQLLLEAICDYMPSPLDVPPICGLNPNTEEEEKREVKDGAPFAGLCFKIITDPFVGKLNYVRVYSGSIKSGSYIYNVNKEKKERVTKLLRMHADKKEPLDFVEAGDIIAIVGLKNTSTGDTLADENHPIVLESMQFPDPVISLAVEPKTKVDQDKLSNGLFKLSEEDPTFKIHYDEETGQTIISGMGELHLEIILDRLVREFNVGTHVGKPQVAYKETITGEATVEGKFVQQTGGRGQYGHVKLFVRSAEKGSGIVINDKIKGGSIPRDYISAVKDGINSSSDSGILAGFPVIDLEVDIIDGSYHEVDSSELAFKMAARMGFQEGLKRAKSVLLEPIMDLEIFTPDEYLGEVMGDISSRRGDIKSMVDRANIKLIRAFAPLSELFGYATIIRSLTQGRATFVMQPSHYDVVPKNIAEKIIGEF
- the rpoC gene encoding DNA-directed RNA polymerase subunit beta', with amino-acid sequence MHKQPDQFDHISIKMASPEVIKSWSHGEVKKPETINYRTFKPEKSGLFCERIFGPSRDFECYCGKYKRVKYKGVICDRCGVEVTHSRVRRERLGHIDLATPVVHVWFWKVLPSRIGTLLDMTIRELERIIYYEEYVVIDPGETPLKKKELLAEAKLQELRAKYGNKFKAGMGAEAIKELIQELDLAKISKEVKKKLAGIPVEKIPKKHIKRLKVAEDLMRSDNDPEWMILDALPVIPPDLRPLVPLEGGRFATSDLNDLYRRVINRNNRLKKLIELKAPEIIVRNEKRMLQESVDALFENGRHGRAVMGHGNRPLKSLSDMLKGKQGRFRQNLLGKRVDYSGRSVIVVGPELKIYECGLPKIMALELFEPFILRKLRERGYVHTIKSARKLIEKATEEVWEILEDVIRDHPVLLNRAPTLHRLGIQAFQPKLIEGKAIQINPLVCTPFNADFDGDQMAVHVPLSIEAQMEARLLMLASNNLFAPSHGGPLISPTQDIVLGLYYMTKSKDGELGEGKVFANMAEVIYAYNDHEVSLHAKIKVRLDGGNLINTTVGRVIFNDILPQEMSYFNTLLNKGKISEVVKDVYKVCGHHETVKLLDRMKRMGFEYATTAGMSMSVSDLKIPDLKEDIIKKARTQVAVVEVEYKKGFITDGERNNKVIDIWTHATDNIEDETFKEMTEFNPPFMMADSGARGSRQQIRQLCGMRGLMAKPSGEIIEHPIVANFREGLSVLEYFISTHGARKGLADTALKTADAGYLTRRLVDVAQDVLVSEEDCGTVNGIFVSAIIEGDEVIVTLGERIIGRIACDSIVDIVTDNIVVKAGEIIDVARASKIEELGIEKIKIRSVLTCETKNGICRLCYGLNLSTGKLAELGEAVGVVAAQSIGEPGTQLTMRTFHIGGTATRIIEQSQVQSRYSGFVKYHSLKFAEKEDYCIVLTRNSQISINDETGRELERFAIPQGSLLKFKNEAAIKKGEVFAEWDPYTTPILTEISGVVKYEDVELEHTVKEEYDEVSGHTRLVVVEYKGDYHPQVLVLNEDETEVLGFYPLPPGAIILVKDGAKISSGDALAKTARKMVKTRDITGGLPRVAELFEARKPKNPAIISEIDGIVEFGAFKKGQRQIVVKSETGMVKEYNIPHGKHLNVYRGDHVEAGTALTDGPLVLQDILNVCGEKTLQEYLVNEIQEVYRLQGVKINDKHIEAIIKQMIRKVKIEEPGDTSFLYGQEVDKFIFREENERVIGKKGKPAKGKLILQGITKASLTTESWISSASFQETTRVLTDAAFAGRVDNLKGLKENVIVGHLIPAGTGYKNHREVELVKNKES